Part of the Lebetimonas natsushimae genome is shown below.
TGGAACTGCCCAGGTTTATTCAATTCCCCAGGAAGTTAAAAAAAGAAAAAAAGAAGATGAACTTGCTTATTTTCACCGTTCACATGCTTGGCTTACAACTTACGGGCCATACAGAAAACCCCAATTTGTGGTAACCGTTTTAATCGAACACGGAGGTCACGGAGGGGAGGCTGCGGGGGATATTGTCAGTCAGATTTATATATGGCTTTATAAGAATGGATACATTAAAAAATGAATAATGTATAATGTAAAAAAATTTAATGAAATTTAAATAAGATATTTGGCAAATTCTTTTTTATCTTTTTTTTCACCTGTGAGTTTTTTATTTCCTACAATTATTTCACCTTTGTTTTGTTTGGTATAGCTTACCATCATATCCGCTGCAAGCTGTTTTATATTTTCAGGGGCATTTTTTTGGATAAGTCCGACAGGACCAGGGAAATTATCACATTTCATTATTTCAAAAATTTCTCCGCTGTAATTTTTTAAAACAGGGTTTTCATCTTTGTTTCTTGAAATAATTATTTTATATCCATTAATACTAAAATGCCTTCCAACTTTGCTTATTTCTATTTCTTTATAGGTAAATCCTATATTGTTTTTTAAATCCTTTACCCTTTTTGAAAAATTTGCATCAGTTAGCAGACATCCTCCGCCAGGACTTTCAATAAAATCTTCAATTCCGTATTTTTTGGCAAGTTCAAGCTGAATTTTTCTTTCTCTGCCACTAATCCCTAAAAGTTTTTCCCTATCAACCCATCCTTTTATTTCCGGAACTGTAGGCGGTAAAAGTTTAGCGCTAAGCGGTCTTAAAATAAGACCTTTTGCACCGGAGAGGTTTGTAACCGCATTCATAGCGGGAAGTCTCTGGCTCATTGGTCTTTGTCCCACAACTTCCCCGTTAATTATAAATTTTGCCCCAGTTTTATCCATATATTCTTTTGCAATCCTTATCATATTCGCATGACAGTCGATACAAGGGTTTAAATTTTTTCCATATCCGTATTTCGGGGAAAAAAGTATGGTTTTTATATATTCATCCCTGATATCAGCTATATGTAACTTTACTCCGAGTTTATCAGCAGCGCTTTTTAAAAATTCTTTTTTTTCCCTGTTGGCTTCAAAACCGATATCTATATATAATGCTTCCACTTCAATATTTTGCTCTTGGATAAGTTTTACGGCGAGGGCTGAATCAAGTCCTCCGCTAAATAGTGCTATCGCTTTCAACAAGTTCTCCTTTTTTAAGTTTTAGCAGTTTTAAATTTAATATTTTTAGTTTATGCATTTTTTCATTAGGAGTTAAATTTTTATCTGATTTTATTTTTAAAACTTTTTCCTGATAATATGGAATTAAAAGTTTTCTTATCTGATTTTTTAAACTTTCATAATTCAGTGTTTTTACATCATCCCTTAATACAATATCCAATAATTTTGGATTGTTAAACTCTTCTGCATAAACAAGCTGTAATTCTTCTCGGTGTGTTTTGAATACATCGGTGCTTAAATATTCAACTATTTCATCCATTAAATTTTGGTTTTCATAAAGGGTTTTTATAATACCAGCTTCCGCAATATCAATTTTTTTAACTGAATTAATTTCTTCTTTTGTTTTTCTTATATAAAAAAGTCTCGGATTAATTTGTAGCATTTGAGCGGAAGTATTAATAAAGTCTTCTTTTAAAAGATCAGGCAAGGTTTTTATATAATCTTTCAGTTCATTTAGACAGTGCTGTTTGGCAATAGCATTTTTTATATTGTATTTATTGATTGTCTGGCTGATTATAAAATCTTTAAATTCAATTCCGTTTTTTATAAATTCATCTAAATTTCCACCTTCTTTTACAATATCTGCAGGATCTTTTCCACTTTCAAGTAAAATAACCCTTCCTTCAAAAAATTCTTTGTAAAGAAGTTTTGACGCTTTAAGGGCTGCATTAATTCCAGCAGTGTCACTGTCATATAAAATATTTATTTTTGCATTAAGTTTTTTAAGTATTGGGAGATGTTCAATAGTAAGGGCTGTACCGAGTGTTGCAACTGTTGTGTTATAACCAGCCTGATGCAGCATTATGACATCCATATATCCTTCGACTATGATTACTTCTTTTTTGCGCAGAATATGTTCCCTTGCAAAATTTAGACCATACAGGGTTTTTGATTTATTAAATATTTTTGTGTTAGTGAAATTTATATATTTAGCGGGATGGTTTGTAATAGTCCTTCCGCCGAAGGCAATTATTTTATTTGTACTGGAAAAAATAGGAAATGTAATTCTTTCAATAAGTCTTGGGTATTCTCCGTTTACCAAAACACCAAGTTCGTTTAAAGCTTTAAAATCAAGCTTTGCATTTTTAAAATAATTTATCTGTATTTGTGCCTGTGGGGCGAAGCCTAGAGAAAATTTTTCAATGGTTGAATCCTTAAGACCTCTTTGTTTTAAATATTCAAGGGCGGTTTTGTTTTTATACAGATTTGAAATATAATAATTGTTTACCGATTCTAAGATATCGAGTTTTACAAAAGATTTTGATGAAGTATAATCCAGTTTAAAATTATACATACTTGCAAGTTTTTCTATAGCTTCCGGGTAAGAGAGTTTTTCTATTTCCATTATAAATTTTATTGCATCTCCGCTGGCTCCGCATCCGAAGCAGTGGTATATCTGTTTACTTGGGCTTACTACAAATGAGGGTGTTTTTTCGCTGTGAAAAGGACACAGGGCTTTATAGTTGCTGCCTTCTTTTTTTAATTGAAGGTAATTTCCAATTATATCAACAATATCGATAATACTTTTTAAATTTTCTATTGATTCTGGTTTTATCATAATGAAATTATAATAAAATAATGTATAATTGAAAATGAAAATCTATAATTAGAATATTTTTTAATTTGAAAGGTAATTATGCGGGACCCGTTATTTCAGCTGATTTTATTTGTGATTATTATTCTTTTGACTGTTTTGATAACAGTCGGTATAGGAAAGTTAAGGGAATATTTAAAAGAAAAAGAACTTAAAAACTTTTTAAAAGATTTTGAGTATCTGGAAATTGAAAATATTAAACTAGATGATTCTTCAATAGAAGCCCTTTTTTTACTTGCAAAGGCCTATTATAAAGAGGGGGAATATGAAAAAGCACTTAAAATTTATCTTTGGATAAATAAAAATATAAAAAGTACTGAAATTTTAAAAGAAATAGCAAATCTTTATTTTAAGGCCGGTTTTTTGGAAAAAGCCAAAAACATTGCTTATCAGGTTT
Proteins encoded:
- a CDS encoding argininosuccinate synthase domain-containing protein → MKAIALFSGGLDSALAVKLIQEQNIEVEALYIDIGFEANREKKEFLKSAADKLGVKLHIADIRDEYIKTILFSPKYGYGKNLNPCIDCHANMIRIAKEYMDKTGAKFIINGEVVGQRPMSQRLPAMNAVTNLSGAKGLILRPLSAKLLPPTVPEIKGWVDREKLLGISGRERKIQLELAKKYGIEDFIESPGGGCLLTDANFSKRVKDLKNNIGFTYKEIEISKVGRHFSINGYKIIISRNKDENPVLKNYSGEIFEIMKCDNFPGPVGLIQKNAPENIKQLAADMMVSYTKQNKGEIIVGNKKLTGEKKDKKEFAKYLI
- the dnaG gene encoding DNA primase, whose product is MIKPESIENLKSIIDIVDIIGNYLQLKKEGSNYKALCPFHSEKTPSFVVSPSKQIYHCFGCGASGDAIKFIMEIEKLSYPEAIEKLASMYNFKLDYTSSKSFVKLDILESVNNYYISNLYKNKTALEYLKQRGLKDSTIEKFSLGFAPQAQIQINYFKNAKLDFKALNELGVLVNGEYPRLIERITFPIFSSTNKIIAFGGRTITNHPAKYINFTNTKIFNKSKTLYGLNFAREHILRKKEVIIVEGYMDVIMLHQAGYNTTVATLGTALTIEHLPILKKLNAKINILYDSDTAGINAALKASKLLYKEFFEGRVILLESGKDPADIVKEGGNLDEFIKNGIEFKDFIISQTINKYNIKNAIAKQHCLNELKDYIKTLPDLLKEDFINTSAQMLQINPRLFYIRKTKEEINSVKKIDIAEAGIIKTLYENQNLMDEIVEYLSTDVFKTHREELQLVYAEEFNNPKLLDIVLRDDVKTLNYESLKNQIRKLLIPYYQEKVLKIKSDKNLTPNEKMHKLKILNLKLLKLKKGELVESDSTI